The proteins below are encoded in one region of Neodiprion virginianus isolate iyNeoVirg1 chromosome 7, iyNeoVirg1.1, whole genome shotgun sequence:
- the LOC124309249 gene encoding uncharacterized protein LOC124309249 isoform X3: MARLLELGTSDESGIIRNIAKKSTVIPQQDITNDVDENEATNSDDVEPEPQKKKRKHKTDKKKAKNRHVSNKKKKTKRSRESSSSLGYTSSADENLPPSEVDESTSNRNKNTRYINSAKGSTKNQTPKKNLAHKIVQHQYNDNSHESPNQLSGYETSNRNISSRIIRSTTQYDLSRSFSQLEPSTPTTSREQNTFEEKTLQYLEHIKSYTEQNHLLLRKIFSKQKEVSIDVTKKPAEFPKLPLNSMEDFSNLENILKSEEHRTYLTGKLASIGGTSGRQCVLAIMRSLLTNELAMQFNWAGRDKVSFQKTLTMETVYEAVKQTFLGKKEIGDATETSVSCAVKDWLKLARSRHTYVRKKG; encoded by the exons ATGGCGCGCCTACTGGAGCTGGGCACGTCCGATGAATCCGGAATAATTCGCAACATCGCTAAAAAATCCACTGTAATACCTCAGCAAGATATTACCAATGACGTGGACGAGAATGAAGCTACGAACAGTGATGATGTCGAACCTGAGccgcaaaagaaaaaacgtaaacACAAAACCGACAAGAAGAAGGCTAAAAATCGACACGttagtaacaaaaaaaaaaaaacgaagcgtTCTCGTGAAAGTTCAAGTAGTTTAGGTTACACCTCTTCAGCTGACGAGAATTTGCCACCGTCCGAAGTCGATGAATCGACTTCTAACCGTAATAAGAATACTCGCTACATTAACTCAGCCAAAGGATCTACCAAAAATCAGACACCAAAGAAAAACTTGGCCCACAAGATCGTACAGCACCAGTATAATGATAATTCCCATGAGTCACCGAATCAGTTGTCTGGATATGAAACATCAAATAGAAACATTTCTAGTAGGATCATCAGGTCTACCACGCAATATGACTTATCAAGATCCTTTTCACAACTTGAACCTTCAACCCCGACCACATCACGCGAACAGAATacctttgaagaaaaaactctGCAGTATTTAGAACACATTAAATCCTACACTGAACAAAACCATCTGCTACTACGTAAAATCTTCTCAAAACAGAAGGAAGTCAGCATCGACGTAACAAAGAAACCAGCCGAATTCCCAAAACTTCCTCTTAACTCCATGGAAGACTTCTCCAACCTCGAAAATATCCTGAAATCCGAAGAGCATCGAACTTATTTA ACCGGGAAACTGGCTTCTATTGGAGGGACAAGCGGTCGCCAATGTGTGTTGGCTATAATGAGGTCACTACTCACAAACGAATTAGCGATGCAATTCAATTGGGCAGGGAGGGACAAAGTCTCATTTCAAAAGACATTGACAATGGAAACTGTTTACG aGGCTGTGAAACAAACCTTTCTTGGCAAGAAGGAAATTGGTGATGCAACCGAAACCAGTGTTTCGTGTGCCGTGAAAGACTGGTTAAAACTAGCTCGATCACGGCATACCTATGTACGAAAGAAGGGCTAA
- the LOC124309249 gene encoding uncharacterized protein LOC124309249 isoform X2, whose product MYAVIEFLVGEDRECALVPVLWLVENNTQCYWPRTKTEDHFTKLVKSKAAYEKTWPKFAIHKVLHTGDDYHDTEATMARLLELGTSDESGIIRNIAKKSTVIPQQDITNDVDENEATNSDDVEPEPQKKKRKHKTDKKKAKNRHVSNKKKKTKRSRESSSSLGYTSSADENLPPSEVDESTSNRNKNTRYINSAKGSTKNQTPKKNLAHKIVQHQYNDNSHESPNQLSGYETSNRNISSRIIRSTTQYDLSRSFSQLEPSTPTTSREQNTFEEKTLQYLEHIKSYTEQNHLLLRKIFSKQKEVSIDVTKKPAEFPKLPLNSMEDFSNLENILKSEEHRTYLYFVADRETGFYWRDKRSPMCVGYNEVTTHKRISDAIQLGREGQSLISKDIDNGNCLRGCETNLSWQEGNW is encoded by the exons ATGTATGCGGTGATTGAATTCTTGGTTGGCGAAGATAGAGAATGCGCATTGGTACCAGTTCTTTGGCTGGTCGAAAACAACACCCAATGTTACTGGCCACGGACAAAAACTGAAGATCATTTTACAAAACTTGTAAAATCAAAGGCTGCCTATGAAAAAACATGGCCAAAGTTTGCCATTCACAAAGTACTGCATACCGGAG ATGACTACCACGACACCGAAGCAACGATGGCGCGCCTACTGGAGCTGGGCACGTCCGATGAATCCGGAATAATTCGCAACATCGCTAAAAAATCCACTGTAATACCTCAGCAAGATATTACCAATGACGTGGACGAGAATGAAGCTACGAACAGTGATGATGTCGAACCTGAGccgcaaaagaaaaaacgtaaacACAAAACCGACAAGAAGAAGGCTAAAAATCGACACGttagtaacaaaaaaaaaaaaacgaagcgtTCTCGTGAAAGTTCAAGTAGTTTAGGTTACACCTCTTCAGCTGACGAGAATTTGCCACCGTCCGAAGTCGATGAATCGACTTCTAACCGTAATAAGAATACTCGCTACATTAACTCAGCCAAAGGATCTACCAAAAATCAGACACCAAAGAAAAACTTGGCCCACAAGATCGTACAGCACCAGTATAATGATAATTCCCATGAGTCACCGAATCAGTTGTCTGGATATGAAACATCAAATAGAAACATTTCTAGTAGGATCATCAGGTCTACCACGCAATATGACTTATCAAGATCCTTTTCACAACTTGAACCTTCAACCCCGACCACATCACGCGAACAGAATacctttgaagaaaaaactctGCAGTATTTAGAACACATTAAATCCTACACTGAACAAAACCATCTGCTACTACGTAAAATCTTCTCAAAACAGAAGGAAGTCAGCATCGACGTAACAAAGAAACCAGCCGAATTCCCAAAACTTCCTCTTAACTCCATGGAAGACTTCTCCAACCTCGAAAATATCCTGAAATCCGAAGAGCATCGAACTTATTTA tATTTTGTTGCAGACCGGGAAACTGGCTTCTATTGGAGGGACAAGCGGTCGCCAATGTGTGTTGGCTATAATGAGGTCACTACTCACAAACGAATTAGCGATGCAATTCAATTGGGCAGGGAGGGACAAAGTCTCATTTCAAAAGACATTGACAATGGAAACTGTTTACG aGGCTGTGAAACAAACCTTTCTTGGCAAGAAGGAAATTGGTGA
- the LOC124309249 gene encoding uncharacterized protein LOC124309249 isoform X1, whose translation MYAVIEFLVGEDRECALVPVLWLVENNTQCYWPRTKTEDHFTKLVKSKAAYEKTWPKFAIHKVLHTGDDYHDTEATMARLLELGTSDESGIIRNIAKKSTVIPQQDITNDVDENEATNSDDVEPEPQKKKRKHKTDKKKAKNRHVSNKKKKTKRSRESSSSLGYTSSADENLPPSEVDESTSNRNKNTRYINSAKGSTKNQTPKKNLAHKIVQHQYNDNSHESPNQLSGYETSNRNISSRIIRSTTQYDLSRSFSQLEPSTPTTSREQNTFEEKTLQYLEHIKSYTEQNHLLLRKIFSKQKEVSIDVTKKPAEFPKLPLNSMEDFSNLENILKSEEHRTYLTGKLASIGGTSGRQCVLAIMRSLLTNELAMQFNWAGRDKVSFQKTLTMETVYEAVKQTFLGKKEIGDATETSVSCAVKDWLKLARSRHTYVRKKG comes from the exons ATGTATGCGGTGATTGAATTCTTGGTTGGCGAAGATAGAGAATGCGCATTGGTACCAGTTCTTTGGCTGGTCGAAAACAACACCCAATGTTACTGGCCACGGACAAAAACTGAAGATCATTTTACAAAACTTGTAAAATCAAAGGCTGCCTATGAAAAAACATGGCCAAAGTTTGCCATTCACAAAGTACTGCATACCGGAG ATGACTACCACGACACCGAAGCAACGATGGCGCGCCTACTGGAGCTGGGCACGTCCGATGAATCCGGAATAATTCGCAACATCGCTAAAAAATCCACTGTAATACCTCAGCAAGATATTACCAATGACGTGGACGAGAATGAAGCTACGAACAGTGATGATGTCGAACCTGAGccgcaaaagaaaaaacgtaaacACAAAACCGACAAGAAGAAGGCTAAAAATCGACACGttagtaacaaaaaaaaaaaaacgaagcgtTCTCGTGAAAGTTCAAGTAGTTTAGGTTACACCTCTTCAGCTGACGAGAATTTGCCACCGTCCGAAGTCGATGAATCGACTTCTAACCGTAATAAGAATACTCGCTACATTAACTCAGCCAAAGGATCTACCAAAAATCAGACACCAAAGAAAAACTTGGCCCACAAGATCGTACAGCACCAGTATAATGATAATTCCCATGAGTCACCGAATCAGTTGTCTGGATATGAAACATCAAATAGAAACATTTCTAGTAGGATCATCAGGTCTACCACGCAATATGACTTATCAAGATCCTTTTCACAACTTGAACCTTCAACCCCGACCACATCACGCGAACAGAATacctttgaagaaaaaactctGCAGTATTTAGAACACATTAAATCCTACACTGAACAAAACCATCTGCTACTACGTAAAATCTTCTCAAAACAGAAGGAAGTCAGCATCGACGTAACAAAGAAACCAGCCGAATTCCCAAAACTTCCTCTTAACTCCATGGAAGACTTCTCCAACCTCGAAAATATCCTGAAATCCGAAGAGCATCGAACTTATTTA ACCGGGAAACTGGCTTCTATTGGAGGGACAAGCGGTCGCCAATGTGTGTTGGCTATAATGAGGTCACTACTCACAAACGAATTAGCGATGCAATTCAATTGGGCAGGGAGGGACAAAGTCTCATTTCAAAAGACATTGACAATGGAAACTGTTTACG aGGCTGTGAAACAAACCTTTCTTGGCAAGAAGGAAATTGGTGATGCAACCGAAACCAGTGTTTCGTGTGCCGTGAAAGACTGGTTAAAACTAGCTCGATCACGGCATACCTATGTACGAAAGAAGGGCTAA